The proteins below come from a single Nocardiopsis gilva YIM 90087 genomic window:
- a CDS encoding helix-turn-helix domain-containing protein, translated as MEADRLTEAELRVALLVAEGKTNPQVARLISRSPHTVNYHLRHIFRKLDLTSRVELARHFRGRCA; from the coding sequence GTGGAGGCGGACCGGCTCACCGAGGCGGAACTCCGGGTCGCGCTCCTGGTGGCGGAGGGCAAGACCAACCCGCAGGTGGCCAGGTTGATCTCCCGCTCGCCGCACACGGTCAACTACCACCTGCGGCACATCTTCCGGAAGCTCGACCTGACCTCGCGGGTCGAACTGGCTCGCCACTTCCGCGGACGATGTGCGTGA
- a CDS encoding acyl-CoA thioesterase domain-containing protein, which translates to MVGSRALEAKAQHAGPPSALLPTQMLNDHHRPDFRPARVAFELLGQIPVDDLTVRTSVEHSTHRTDLLSGTLLHHDRAVELARMWRYKAVAGALDRLREPFGPPGMGRLPGGVGAAAPLRRHRPARGAPRGPVHLTPPLRGGPQRRREPGPPRARRRGVLARLNGRTGGRAPRSAKPGTSDPRDRGRARRTHARWRRTGSPRRNSGSRSWWRRARPTRRWPG; encoded by the coding sequence GTGGTCGGCAGCCGGGCTCTGGAGGCGAAAGCACAGCATGCCGGGCCTCCCTCCGCGCTGCTGCCGACGCAAATGCTGAACGACCACCACCGTCCGGATTTCCGTCCGGCTCGTGTGGCATTCGAACTGCTCGGGCAGATTCCGGTGGATGACCTTACGGTCCGGACCTCGGTGGAGCACTCAACGCATCGGACGGATCTTCTGTCCGGGACACTCCTGCACCACGACAGAGCCGTGGAGCTCGCCCGCATGTGGAGATACAAGGCCGTGGCCGGCGCTCTCGACCGTCTCCGCGAGCCCTTCGGTCCACCAGGAATGGGGCGACTTCCGGGTGGCGTTGGCGCGGCTGCACCCTTACGCCGCCATCGACCTGCTCGCGGCGCGCCACGGGGACCTGTCCACCTCACCCCTCCTCTTCGTGGGGGACCACAGCGCCGCCGCGAGCCTGGTCCACCTCGCGCGCGCCGCCGGGGAGTTCTCGCTCGCCTCAACGGTCGTACGGGCGGCCGAGCGCCTCGCAGCGCGAAACCCGGCACATCCGATCCTCGCGACCGTGGCCGCGCGCGCCGCACACACGCGAGGTGGAGGCGGACCGGCTCACCGAGGCGGAACTCCGGGTCGCGCTCCTGGTGGCGGAGGGCAAGACCAACCCGCAGGTGGCCAGGTTGA